In a genomic window of Pelecanus crispus isolate bPelCri1 chromosome 1, bPelCri1.pri, whole genome shotgun sequence:
- the ASMTL gene encoding putative bifunctional dTTP/UTP pyrophosphatase/methyltransferase protein isoform X1, whose product MALEYYNASNLDCLVLLFFMGEVELKCGKAYSFQNTEMWRSTKVQACTTGLRFEVVPSWFKETLEKSSFAAPYEYAVETAKQKALEVANRMHEKHLRTPDIVIGADTIVTVDEQILEKPADKQDAYRMLSRLSGKEHSVFTGVAIVHCSSKDNQLETEVTDFYEETKVKFSDLSEELLWEYIHSGEPMDKAGGYGIQALGGMLVEYVHGDFLNVVGFPLNHFCKKLAELYYPPPKHNVQRKKYDSIPSVDTFENLSDGESESSNFTEHKGTSKLDSSGMCSSGALYNFETSSSVRTGFMVPLENQNGVSESGAKLPSKILELLDGFRASKALFVASKLKVFDHLKDKGPLKAVDIANEVGTSVGGTERLLDACAALGLLEKTPQGYSNSDSANTYLTSDGEYSLHGYIIHSNDHIWPLFTNLESAVKEGSRQNHRAFGKKAEDLFKDYYHSQEVKQRFMAAMHSIAHLTARDVATAFDLSQFKCACDLGGCTGALAHELVQIYPNLKVTVFDLPEVIANTSYFQPSGQHTAPVTFVSGDFFKDNLPEADLYILSRVLHDWPDEKIHVLLSKISAVCKPGSALLVAEIVLDEQKTHPPRAVLQSLSMTEGKQRSGSEYEQLLQKYGFTSVQIKITGNLLDAVLCFKKNLSM is encoded by the exons ATGGCACTTGAGTATTATAATGCATCTAATTTAGATTGCTTAGTGTTATTATTCTTCATGGGAGAAGTTGAACTTAAATGCGGAAAAGCatattcttttcaaaatacagagatGTGGAGAAGCACCAAGGTTCAAGCATGCACAACG GGCCTGCGATTTGAGGTAGTTCCATCCTGGTTTAAGGAGACACTTGAAAAGTCATCTTTTGCAGCCCCGTATGAGTATGCTGtggaaacagcaaaacagaaggctCTTGAAGTAGCAAACAGAATGCATGAG AAACACCTGAGAACACCTGATATTGTCATAGGAGCAGACACTATTGTG ACTGTGGATGAGCAGATCCTGGAGAAACCAGCTGATAAGCAAGATGCGTATAGGATGCTGTCAAG GTTGAGTGGGAAAGAGCACAGTGTGTTCACAGGAGTGGCTATTGTACATTGCAGCAGTAAAG ATAATCAGCTAGAGACAGAAGTTACTGATTTCTATGAAGAGACTAAAGTAAAATTTTCTGACCTGTCTGAAGAGCTCTTATGGGAGTACATTCATAGTGGGGAGCCAAT GGACAAGGCTGGTGGATATGGAATCCAGGCCCTCGGTGGAATGTTAGTTGAGTATGTCCACGGAGACTTCTTGAATGTGGTGGGATTTCCTCTGAATCACTTCTGCAAAAAGCTAGCAGAATTGTACTATCCGCCCCCTAAACATAATGTACAGCGTAAAAAGTATGACTCTATCCCTTCCGTGGATACTTTTGAGAACCTAAGTGATGGAGAAAGTGAATCTTCAAATTTCACAGAGCACAAAGGTACTAGTAAATTGGACAGCAGTGGGATGTGTTCCTCTGGAGCTCTTTACAATTTCGAAACCAGTTCTAGTGTCAGAACTGGTTTTATGGTACCTTTGGAAAATCAGAATGGAGTGTCAGAAAGTGGAGCAAAACTTCCGTCTAAAATTCTAGAGCTGTTGGATGGTTTTAGAGCTTCAAAg GCTCTGTTTGTAGCCTCTAAGCTGAAGGTGTTTGATCATCTGAAAGATAAAGGTCCACTGAAGGCTGTGGATATTGCAAATGAGGTTGGAACCTCTGTGGGTGGAACAGAAAGACTCCTTGATGCATGTGCTGCTCTTGGATTACTGGAGAAAACACCACAAG GTTACAGTAATTCAGATTCAGCAAATACCTACCTGACCTCAGATGGTGAATACTCACTTCATGGCTATATTATCCACTCTAATGACCACATTTGGCCTCTCTTCACAAACTTGGAGTCTGCTGTCaaagaaggcagcaggcagAACCATCGAGCCTttggaaagaaagcagaggatTTATTTAAG GACTATTATCACAGCCAGGAGGTGAAGCAACGTTTTATGGCTGCCATGCACAGCATTGCCCACCTGACAGCAAGAGACGTGGCTACAGCATTTGATCTTTCACAGTTTAAATGTGCTTGTGATTTAGGAG GTTGCACTGGAGCTCTGGCTCATGAATTAGTACAAATATACCCAAATCTCAAGGTCACAGTATTTGACCTTCCAGAAGTCATTGCAAACACCTCTTACTTTCAGCCTTCAGGACAACACACAGCTCCAGTAACATTTGTATCAG GTGACTTCTTCAAGGATAATCTTCCGGAAGCAGATCTTTACATCCTTTCACGTGTTCTTCATGACTGGCCTGATGAAAAGATACATGTGCTGTTAAGCAAGATATCAGCTGTATGCAAGCCAG gAAGTGCCTTGCTAGTGGCAGAAATTGTGCTTGATGAACAGAAGACTCACCCTCCTAGAGCTGTACTACAGTCCCTCAGTATGACTGAAGGCAAGCAGAGAAGTGGCTCAGAATATGAACAGCTACTGCAGAAATATGGATTCACAAGTGTACAAATTAAGATCACAGGAAACTTATTAGATGCTGTTTTGTGCTTCAAGAAGAATCTGTCAATGTAG